The nucleotide window TCGTCCGCACGGGCTGGGGCGCGCACTTCGACGACGAGGAGACCTACCAGCGCTACCCCTGGCTCGCCCCCGACGCCGCGGAGTGGCTGCTCGACCGCGGGATACGGATGCTCGCGGTCGACACCATCAGCCCCGACCGCGCCCGGGCGATGCGCCCCGAGGACTGGGACGACTACCCCCACCACCGGGCGCTCCTGCCGGAGGGCGTCCTGATCGCCGAGCACCTCTACCTCGAGGAGGTCGTCGACGCCGGCCGGGACCTGGAGGTGATGGGGTTCCCGCTGAAGCTCCAGGGTGGAGACGGCGCCCCCGCGCGCTTTGTGGCCCGCGAGCGGTAGACTAACCGAAAGAAGGAGTCCTCGACCGCCGCACAGGCTCAGACCCCCGAGAGCTGGACCCCGCGGGCGACGGCGTAGACCAGTACGACGCCGGCGCCGACGGCGAGTATCAGCTGTGACAGCAGGGTGGACAGCACACCCGCCAGCCCGCCGACGAACAGCGCGACCAGGAAGACCAGCAGCGCCAGCCCGCCGAACAGCACGACGAGTGCGAGCACGGGGAGTGACTCCCGGAGGATCTGTCGGAGGTCCAGTTCGCCCGAGACGGGGTCGATGAACGGGGCAGTGTCTCGCATCGTCGGAACGTGTCGGCCCGTCAACCTGAATCTTCCCTCGCGCGTCCCTGACAGGGACAGCGACGCCCGCAGGCTGGCCGTGCTCGTGGCTCGCGAGGGGTCGGTGTGAGCAGCAGGATTTCTGCCGGGACGTGAGCAAGGAAAGAGTACTCCGAGACCGGACCGGCGAACATCGAATGCAGACTTATGTGAGCAAACGGAGTAGAGGTTGTATGTCGAGTGCGTTTCACCGGAAGCTGGTGGAAGAATCCACCGATATCGCGACGGTGATCGACTCAGACGGCACCATCACGTACGCGAGCACGTCAGTTACGGAGACGCTCGGATACGAACCGGAGGAGCTGGTCGGCGAGGTCGGCTACGAGTACCAGCATCCGGACGACCGGGAGGTCGTTGCCGACGCGATCGAGGCGGTCCAGACCGAGTCCGAGGGCGTTCAGGTAGTCGAGACGCGGTTTCGCCGGGCCGATGG belongs to Salinirussus salinus and includes:
- a CDS encoding cyclase family protein, producing the protein MAWYDLTQPFHAGMPGSSSLPEPEVETLSTVEEDGSHVQRYAAPTHIGTHVDAPLHFVADGDTIDDLPLDRFAGPAVVLDLDREEPGEVPLEDIEAAAEAAGGIEPGDIVLVRTGWGAHFDDEETYQRYPWLAPDAAEWLLDRGIRMLAVDTISPDRARAMRPEDWDDYPHHRALLPEGVLIAEHLYLEEVVDAGRDLEVMGFPLKLQGGDGAPARFVARER